Proteins encoded together in one Procambarus clarkii isolate CNS0578487 chromosome 71, FALCON_Pclarkii_2.0, whole genome shotgun sequence window:
- the LOC123745522 gene encoding carbohydrate sulfotransferase 3 has product MVIGVRKQHWFLLSLSLTGVLLLLVYSTKPLTTRTPLPEEAEVGFLRRRIANDESSGGPSGPGLEPQVDTLIHHTAPPHPTPPPPHPTPPPHTPVHLSKKEREDLAKQGVLLLEDDHDGPAEHLQADKQDKTNERQQQHHQTQSYQNKNKHLESQQQNNYPVPRVKQEQTNEKHLQKQEGSQHDQWLHQIELQHKDFLKQQHRLQEHHLKQAQILQEKLQQEQETGRPEDTTDTHHTGLDPQSHNTSGTGLAKMSQANLNAPLTKIDPNKNTVPPMPHISYANLKKQGENVLRHFIRREFMNVKRDTNFIPGELVEPSQVRRVIIVSTWRSGSSYLGDLVKAYPGTFFSFEPLHHLLKNLHLQEGPLVEEVVRLLRSILTCDFSQLDVYINYMRNNTFLIDRNTRLWKSCAFNRALCFDKDYLSRACRYMPLNMLKTVRMGLLPVVELLQDPSLDLRVVHLVRDPRGCLHSRMQLSWCQSQACSDPETVCNDLLTDLKLSDRVKQNFPDRYLMVRYEDMGLKPEQKAQEIIKFLGLSYNKYIHVFVREHTTPSRRTKKKGDAYSTFRDSKATTFAWRGALNYTVVEAIQEVCKEPLQKLQLRIFQTEEEYQNTTISVLLNS; this is encoded by the exons AGGAAGCCGAGGTGGGATTTCTTCGCCGAAGGATTGCCAACGATGAGAGCAGTGGAGGGCCGAGCGGTCCAGGCCTGGAGCCGCAAGTGGACACCCTCATCCACCACACTGCtcctccacaccccacaccacctcctccacacccaacacctcctccACATACTCCTGTCCACCTCTccaagaaggagagagaagacctAGCCAAACAGGGCGTCCTGCTTCTAGAAGATGACCATGATGGTCCAGCTGAACATTTACAGGCTGATAAACAAGACAAAACAAATGAACGACAACAACAGCATCACCAGACACAATcatatcaaaataaaaataaacatctAGAGTCACAACAACAAAATAATTATCCTGTGCCACGCGTAAAACAAGAACAGACAAACGAGAAACATTTACAAAAACAGGAAGGTAGCCAACACGACCAATGGTTACACCAAATTGAGTTACAGCACAAAGACTTTCTGAAACAACAACACAGATTACAGGAACACCATCTCAAACAGGCACAGATATTGCAAGAGAAgttgcagcaggagcaggagacagGGCGGCCAGAGgacaccactgacacacaccacacgggCCTCGACCCGCAGTCCCACAACACCAGTGGTACCGGCCTGGCCAAGATGTCACAGGCAAACCTAAATGCGCCTCTTACTAAGATTGACCCCAACAAGAACACAGTTCCCCCCATGCCTCACATATCGTACGCCAACCTTAAGAAACAGGGAGAGAACGTTCTACGCCACTTTATAAGAAGAGAATTTATGAATGTTAAAAGAGACACCAACTTCATTCCCGGAGAGTTGGTGGAGCCTTCTCAGGTACGAAGGGTAATTATTGTATCCACCTGGCGGAGTGGGTCCTCTTACCTGGGTGACCTCGTCAAGGCCTACCCTGGAACTTTCTTCagctttgagcctctacatcacctgCTGAAGAATCTTCACTTGCAGGAAGGTCCATTAGTTGAAGAAGTGGTGCGACTTCTCAGATCAATCCTAACGTGTGACTTTAGTCAACTAGACGTTTATATTAACTACATGCGCAATAATACTTTCCTTATAGACCGCAATACTCGTCTCTGGAAATCTTGTGCTTTTAACCGAGCACTCTGCTTTGACAAGGACTATTTATCGAGAGCTTGCAGATATATGCCACTCAACATGCTGAAGACTGTACGGATGGGTCTGTTGCCGGTGGTGGAGCTGCTGCAGGACCCCAGCCTCGACCTGCGGGTCGTCCACCTGGTTCGAGACCCGCGTGGTTGTCTACACTCACGCATGCAGCTGTCTTGGTGCCAGTCTCAGGCCTGCAGTGACCCGGAAACTGTCTGTAATGATCTCTTAACAGATCTTAAACTCTCAGACCGGGTGAAGCAAAACTTTCCAGACAG ATACTTAATGGTTCGTTACGAAGACATGGGTCTCAAGCCTGAGCAGAAGGCACAAGAGATCATCAAGTTCCTTGGCCTCTCATATAACAAATACATTCATGTCTTTGTTAGAGAGCACACAACCCCTTCCAGAAGAACTAAAAAGAAGGGTGATGCCTATAGCACTTTTCGAGACTCCAAAGCAACCACGTTTGCTTGGAGAGGGGCACTCAACTACACTGTAGTGGAAGCTATACAGGAGGTCTGCAAGGAGCCTCTCCAAAAGCTCCAATTAAGAATATTCCAGACTGAGGAAGAATATCAGAATACAACAATTTCAGTGCTACTCAATTCCTAA